From Aedes albopictus strain Foshan chromosome 1, AalbF5, whole genome shotgun sequence, one genomic window encodes:
- the LOC109412410 gene encoding uncharacterized protein LOC109412410, producing MDYTHLTDEEVTYELALRHVVNLGPTTHRGKVLRLKALIQEEALRDNQPTSSAHVMSPQSNIEHCETQIQQLHIGTEAAIRTADRAAISQSRTRLTHYRDRLRLIHPPVELRDLHGMLTMHVTVLLNKVNGTSVVSCVQRGENEVNHTSSTGAIRRSNNEEEGAVGGTADATIPVGNHSNQESTPPPASQPPSMTSFSGGQGRGLLFSSSFRARDNEDAGETQPRQRNTSPPPPYLPRERETWNRTARETQSREVHELQSRIVEMQEREQRMHEEYCRMRDDLERLIRRDRPAPERADDRRIQKAVHNWPFKFRGEKDTTSLNVFLDRVETFARSEGMSDATLLSSIKHLLQEDAIDWYSRATSQNLLRTWDQFKREIRREFLPSGYSQILRLEASFRFQGREESFAKFYRDISALFRFVDPPIPDDEKFFLVKKNMNENYAAIVTAARPRSLEEMVEVCTGYDETRMLLNRQRRIPIPHSALLEPNFATPVVTSRPPPIQHHQQPQRFNRVHAVEVEEAAFEHEAAEEGPEDNWQHNIDELVEQVNALKLNIERRSARPSFAARDERQTRPTDRYNRTEADVLRAARQYTREAQTPAQQQRPQTASYQARLPQQQQEQPQRAQGWHARQWMPSSDQSDNNRRSQRMLPEPARQREDRQIQQEEAPNGQRIAMLCWNCDEEGHRFMDCPKPQAILFCYRCGRKGYSLRSCFTCRMDAVNYQAENQQ from the coding sequence ATGGATTACACACACTTAACAGACGAAGAGGTGACGTATGAGTTGGCTCTGCGTCACGTGGTAAATTTAGGGCCTACCACCCACAGAGGGAAGGTCCTCCGTCTGAAGGCACTCATTCAAGAGGAAGCCTTAAGAGATAACCAGCCCACTAGCTCAGCCCATGTAATGAGTCCACAGTCCAACATTGAACACTGTGAAACTCAAATACAACAGCTGCACATTGGCACTGAAGCGGCCATTCGAACAGCCGATAGGGCTGCAATCAGTCAAAGCCGAACGCGTCTTACCCACTATCGCGACAGATTACGGTTGATCCACCCCCCGGTCGAACTGAGAGATCTGCATGGGATGTTAACCATGCACGTGACTGTTTTACTCAACAAAGTGAATGGTACTAGTGTAGTGAGTTGTGTGCAACGAGGTGAGAATGAGGTAAACCACACAAGTTCAACGGGTGCCATAAGAAGAAGCAACAACGAAGAGGAAGGAGCAGTCGGTGGAACGGCGGATGCCACGATTCCAGTGGGCAACCATTCAAATCAGGAATCCACACCACCGCCAGCCTCACAGCCGCCTTCGATGACGTCATTTTCCGGCGGACAAGGACGAGGATTGCTATTTTCTAGCTCATTCCGAGCGCGAGACAACGAAGACGCAGGGGAAACACAGCCTAGACAACGGAACACCTCACCACCGCCTCCCTACCTTCCACGGGAGCGAGAAACATGGAACCGGACAGCTCGAGAAACACAATCACGAGAAGTTCACGAGCTGCAATCGAGAATAGTGGAGATGCAGGAAAGAGAGCAGCGGATGCACGAAGAATACTGCCGAATGCGGGACGACCTGGAGCGGCTAATCCGGCGAGATAGACCAGCACCGGAACGAGCGGACGATCGCCGAATACAGAAGGCGGTGCACAACTGGCCTTTCAAATTTCGCGGCGAGAAGGACACGACATCACTCAACGTGTTCCTAGATCGCGTGGAGACATTCGCGAGGTCGGAAGGCATGAGCGATGCCACACTCCTGAGTTCGATCAAGCATCTACTCCAGGAGGACGCAATCGACTGGTACTCGCGAGCAACATCGCAAAACCTGTTGCGGACCTGGGACCAGTTCAAGCGGGAGATCAGAAGGGAATTCCTGCCCAGCGGATACTCCCAAATTCTGCGCCTGGAAGCCAGCTTTCGATTTCAAGGAAGGGAGGAATCCTTTGCAAAGTTCTACCGAGATATCTCAGCGCTCTTCCGCTTCGTCGACCCACCCATTCCAGACGACGAAAAGTTCTTCCTGGTGAAGAAAAACATGAACGAGAACTACGCAGCCATCGTAACAGCAGCAAGGCCTCGTTCACTGGAAGAAATGGTAGAAGTCTGCACCGGATACGACGAGACGAGGATGCTCCTGAACAGGCAACGCAGGATTCCCATTCCGCACAGCGCGCTTCTGGAACCGAACTTCGCTACGCCAGTAGTAACCAGCAGACCACCACCGATTCAGCATCACCAACAGCCACAGCGGTTCAACAGAGTTCACGCCGTGGAGGTAGAAGAAGCCGCATTCGAGCACGAAGCAGCGGAGGAAGGACCAGAAGACAATTGGCAGCACAACATCGACGAACTGGTGGAGCAAGTCAACGCGTTGAAGTTGAATATTGAGCGGAGATCTGCGAGACCAAGCTTTGCCGCACGCGACGAAAGGCAGACAAGGCCAACGGATAGGTACAACCGGACAGAGGCTGACGTCCTGCGAGCAGCGCGGCAGTACACAAGAGAGGCGCAAACGCCGGCACAGCAGCAGCGGCCGCAAACCGCATCGTACCAGGCTCGGCTACCACAACAACAGCAAGAACAGCCGCAAAGAGCACAGGGCTGGCATGCACGACAGTGGATGCCAAGCTCGGATCAGAGCGACAATAACCGAAGAAGCCAACGTATGCTGCCAGAACCAGCCAGGCAACGGGAAGATCGCCAAATACAACAGGAAGAAGCTCCGAACGGCCAACGAATAGCAATGCTTTGCTGGAACTGCGACGAGGAGGGTCACAGATTCATGGACTGTCCGAAGCCGCAAGCCATCCTATTCTGCTACCGTTGTGGAAGGAAAGGCTACTCGCTGCGCAGTTGCTTCACGTGCCGCATGGACGCGGTAAACTACCAAGCGGAGAACCAGCAGTAG